A region of the Corticium candelabrum chromosome 4, ooCorCand1.1, whole genome shotgun sequence genome:
atatttaaaaaatgtaaacaattaaaaatatttgtaaatatatatatatatatatatatatatatatatatatatatatatatatatatatatatatatatatatatatatatatatatatattaaatgtCAATATTTGCATATACTGTAGGCAatctacatgtacatatggtgtaatatatattaatttttaatttttttaagttttaaatttttaaatttttaaaattttagttttatccaatttttgatttattttatatttataatttttaagtttctaattttaattttttaattttaattttttttaattttaattttacatTGTAACTTTTTGTTTTTATACATACTAAAGTCAATATTTGCAGATACTGTAGGTAATCTATATATGGTATATATactaattttttaatatttattttacatttttaaatttttttgtttctaTACATACTAAatgttaatatatttatttatattttaagtttataatttttattttataatttttaattatttactgttttaatttaatttaattttttgttttaaacaaatacatatttatttgttataaATCTCCTTTTGTGGTCTGTACGTATGTATCTAATGTTATTGTAAGGTTTCATTGCTCAGTTTTAGTTATGCTTGTTGTATAGGTGATGGCTCGTGGCAATTTGATTGTGCACAACTTGAAGCAGTTGGACAGCTCTGCTACTAACACTAGTCTTGACGTCCCTGTAACCCACGCAATGGCTCCATCGGCTCAGATTGTAGCCTATGCGATCACGAGTGATGGCGAAGTGGTTGCGGacagtctttctgtctctgttgcCATCGGCTTTGAGAATTCAGTTTGTCATTTGCTGAGAGACGTTCAAGCGTTGAATTGTTCTAAAGTGGAATTTGTTTATTCAGGTGAACATTTCGTTTGGTGTAACTGAGAAAAAGCCCGGCGACGATGTGACAGTTACAGTTAAAGCGACACCCGATTCGTTTGTGGCTGTTGCAGCAGTTGACTATAGTGTTGCATTACTAGCAGACACCAATGATATCACACAAGCACATGTAAGATGGATGTAAAACGTTTGCTGTGCATGCTAGTTGTTGTTTGCGTGCTGactgtcatgtgtgtgtaggtTGTCGATGAGCTTCAGTCATATGACACTTCAACTCCTGATTGGAATGACGGTCCTGTGTGGGCTTTTCGGCAGAGAAAACGTTCTATATGGTGGCCGTGGTCACCGGGTGGTCAAGATGCGTATAGCATATTTGATGTATGTTTTGTATCATTTTATGATTTTAATCCTTGTGATCTAATCAGACAATATAATGTATAGAAAGCAGGAGTCGTGGTATTGACAGATACTACTTTGTACAGAGAAAAGCAATATCATCACCGTTTCGACTGTCCAGACTGCAGATTTGCATTAGGTAATTAGTATTCATTTATTTGgttttatttaatataatatattatgtacAATAAAATGAATTGATAAGTAAGTAATTAGTATTgatttattttataaatttataaattatatgAAATAAATGTAAatcaatactaattaattacctattaatttattctatttcatgtaaaataaaataaataatgctaattaattacctattaATTTactttatattatataatatattaattaattaatttatttatatttatttattaatattttagttgtttattaattgatatttatatatttccattaggtaattaattaatattaatttattttattttatataaattatttatttgttttatcaTACAAGaaagtttatttttgtttctgtttattcAGATGGACCTGCAGTAACAGCACGTGCACCTATTCAGTTCTCCAAGTCTGATTTAGCCGAAACTGATAGTGACAGTGCTCCAGCTACAGGTGACCTTTTAGAACCCGAGAGAACGAGAACTTTCTTTCCCGAAACATGGTTGTGGTCTGATGCAGTAACCGGGTGAATAAAACCAACATTTTACAATATGAGCCCGTGTAACAttttattgtgttgtaatgCTGGTAGAGCTAATGGCATGACAACATTTACAAGCAAAGTTCCAGACACAATTACAACATGGGTCGCAAGTGGTTTTGCAGtcaacaacagaacaggaTTAGGTGTCCCTGCAACAAGAGCCGAGGTACTGAATGATGTATGATAGGGTATATATTTACATGAAGTAAATATATAGTTAGGTAGATTTATTGGATATCATGCAAATTTTTTAGTACAACGACATTAGATAGATACCGCAGACTAGATAGACAGATActgcaaactacataaaatgtcagCTAAAACTGTAACTTAAGCTAGctctaacttaattaattaatgtgggTGCGCCTGGATAGATAGATTTATTttatacaagctccaatgcccggcttcgcccgggggacaacacccgggggacaacacccgggtaatagtttaatgacacaaattattgatttgcagacactgtttgctattaatgacagacagacagtacagttTCTGTCCACTCATCTGCTGTACTAATTCCTGTAGTCGAAAGAGACACTCGTTGTACATATCATCACTATAGTCCATGTCAGGCTGTCGAGCTTCCCTCCTACACTGATGCAGTATGTCATCAGTCATATCATTTCGATATGCAGACCATATGGCAAGAGGGTCAGCAACATCACACGTGGTCAatataacagcaaacagagCACGTAGTGTAGATGCTCCGGCTCGCATGGCTGCCTCTTGCATGGCCATGGCCGAATGCAAGTCTTCTTCCAACAAACCCATGCAGTTACATGCTTCGCGAAAAGTCTGGCACTTTCGTGCATCAATCGTAAGCAAGTCATCAAAAGAGCAAGGTCCCCGCTTATGGTGAAGCAGAAGGCGTAAAAAGAAGCATTCCTGTTGCTTAGGATGCACGGCGTACACTCGACCAATGACCTCACTTTTTTTAAATGAAGTTATTTGACCATCACTGTAAACAGCTGTGCCAAGCCTTCGAGGGTTCCACGTTTTGGTGCCTGAATGAAATGTAAAGTACTCGGGCACATTTACATAAAGCAAATTTTGAACAAACCTCTGGTCGGGCGTAGCAAGCTGGTCAAGATCTGGACGATACCGAGCGCAGAGATCAAAAAAAGCTGTCAACGTGGTTTTAGGTGGACGTTGAGCAAGAGCAACAGCATTTTGATCATTGTAAACAACCCTCTGCCCATTTAGTAGGTGGACATGAAGGTTTGTCACTGCTGGATGACGATCGTGAATGGTAAAGTTCAGTATTCTCCAGCAAGCTTCACTGCAACTGACGTATCTTGCTGTCTGGTACAGATCTATTTCATCGATAGGTTGGGATTTTTCTAGCGAAACAACTGCCATGTCCCTGCCCTTGTTGACATACTTTAGGACATACTTGATAGACTTGACACTTGTACAAAGCTCTACGTTGATATGACAGGCAAACATTCGGCAGAGGTAGGGAGAGTAAGGTACTACCCATCGATTGTCTATACAGACATCGTTACCTTTGATCTTCTTTATTCCTTGATGGCCACAATCATCGGGTTTACGTCGTCGATATAATGGATAACCATCATGGCCGCTCTGAGTATCACTTTTAAACTCTTTCGGGTAACGTTTCGTGCATGCTCCATCTCGCATGCAGGGTGAGTGCTTGTCCATGCGACCGCAAGGGCCATGAATCATGTTTGTCATGACTATATCAAACAGCACCTTGTCAGAGTTAGGGTCAGGCAACTCAGCGGAAATAGCGGCATCGATGTCATCAGCATGAATGCTGTGCTCTGCAGGTAACCAAACTAAAATATGAGCATGTGGCAGACCACGTTTCTGCCATTCAATGGAACACAGGTATGCAATAGTCTTGCCGAAGATGCAGTGCTtggtcaactgtttgatgagTTCCTTTCTTTTTAGGTTAAAGACACGTGCAATTAGGTCTGGACGATGTTGTGCTGTCTGCATGGGCAGCAGTTCATCAGTGATTTCTTTCCAGCCGGGATTGCACGTCATTGTGATAAAAAGAGAAGGCCTACCAAACTTTCTAACATAGCACATGGCATCCTGTGTACGTTCATGCATGTACCGTGGTCCTCCAGTATAGGAGCTAGGTAAGATCACCGTCTTACCGATGTTTGTTGGATCTCCATCACTTGCCAGAAGTGCATCTCTCAACTCACCATATTGTTCAGCTCGAAGTTTTGTTTGCTCTCGCCGAAGGAAGCACAGCCGTTCGGTCTCTATTTTGGCGTACATGTCAACAACATATTGTTGCATCAGTCTCTGACACCGTAGCAAGATGTTAAAGTCTGCACCACCTCGCATCATCAGTCGATACGCATAATGTTTCATCGCAGATACTTTGTACTGGTTTGGGACTGGTTGGTCAGGAAAATAGTATCCATCATCTCCATGTGGAAGTATGAGAGGATACTGCAAAGCATCATAGCTGCGATGAGTTTCAGCTATTCTTGTAAGGCTGCCATCAGACTTACGAAGGACAATGTCTCTCTTTCCATGTTCTTCTGTGACCATAAGCACAGCTACCTCATCACACATTGGAGCATTAAACCGCCCTCTGTGTTCTCTAGGAGGCCTcttgtcagcatgaatcaCAACCTTGTACTGCTGATCATATTCACGGAGAACGTCTTTGGCTAATTTAAAACTCTGCACATACCTATTGATGGCATGAAGCATGTTTTGTAAACCCTCAATGATATTTATCCTCAAACCAGGAACAATGCCTTGTCTTACTTGTATCTCTCTCTCCACATCACCCAAAAAGTAGATTTGAGCAAATTTGGATTCTTCATTAGGCAAAGGGCACAGGCTTCCAATGAGGTGGTACACTTGACCTTGCACTTTGAAGCAAGGATTCCATCCATGTGTTTCCTTAATTTCATTGCAACCCATTGATGTCATCTGAAAAGCTGAATTGTACTTGCGAATATTTGTAAGGAAATGCCTAGACGTTTCTGAGTCACCTAGAAGCAATGATTTTAGCAAGAGCGGTGGATCTTGCAGAGTTGCCAGTTTCACTTTTCCGCTACtgcaacacatgccaggtgcttctcctttccacttcatagcgccgcagttgacacacacgtttgtcatagagccaatacaacacggaagtggaggttGTGCTGCATCATAGTTCAGAGCTGGTGGAATATTCGGTTGCTGTCGCACTCTTGTTGCAGTATGTCTTTCTCGATCACTGTGAAGTCGTCGCTGTCTAgctagctcatcttccgctgcacgcgctgcagcagttctgttgcagtgggcggccaatcgttcttgtctggctagctcatcttccgctgcacgcgctgcagcagttctgttgcagtcggAGGCCAATCGCTCGTGTCtggctagctcatcttccgctgtacgcgctgcagcagttctgttgcagtcggCGGCCAATCGCTCTTGTCtggctagctcatcttccgctgcacgcgctgcagcagttctgttgcggtcggcggccaatcgttcttgtctggctaCAATGTGTTCATCTACGCGAGTTCTAGCAGTGGTATCACGATTAATCTGAAGTCGtc
Encoded here:
- the LOC134177919 gene encoding uncharacterized protein LOC134177919 — encoded protein: MPPKRRKTVFSSAAAASQKRRRLEEDEVARRQRLDSGRDRVARARAEQGEAARQWRLDSDRHRSATARANENELDRQRRLQINRDTTARTRVDEHIVARQERLAADRNRTAAARAAEDELARQERLAADCNRTAAARTAEDELARHERLASDCNRTAAARAAEDELARQERLAAHCNRTAAARAAEDELARQRRLHSDRERHTATRVRQQPNIPPALNYDAAQPPLPCCIGSMTNVCVNCGAMKWKGEAPGMCCSSGKVKLATLQDPPLLLKSLLLGDSETSRHFLTNIRKYNSAFQMTSMGCNEIKETHGWNPCFKVQGQVYHLIGSLCPLPNEESKFAQIYFLGDVEREIQVRQGIVPGLRINIIEGLQNMLHAINRYVQSFKLAKDVLREYDQQYKVVIHADKRPPREHRGRFNAPMCDEVAVLMVTEEHGKRDIVLRKSDGSLTRIAETHRSYDALQYPLILPHGDDGYYFPDQPVPNQYKVSAMKHYAYRLMMRGGADFNILLRCQRLMQQYVVDMYAKIETERLCFLRREQTKLRAEQYGELRDALLASDGDPTNIGKTVILPSSYTGGPRYMHERTQDAMCYVRKFGRPSLFITMTCNPGWKEITDELLPMQTAQHRPDLIARVFNLKRKELIKQLTKHCIFGKTIAYLCSIEWQKRGLPHAHILVWLPAEHSIHADDIDAAISAELPDPNSDKVLFDIVMTNMIHGPCGRMDKHSPCMRDGACTKRYPKEFKSDTQSGHDGYPLYRRRKPDDCGHQGIKKIKGNDVCIDNRWVVPYSPYLCRMFACHINVELCTSVKSIKYVLKYVNKGRDMAVVSLEKSQPIDEIDLYQTARYVSCSEACWRILNFTIHDRHPAVTNLHVHLLNGQRVVYNDQNAVALAQRPPKTTLTAFFDLCARYRPDLDQLATPDQRFVQNLLYVNVPEYFTFHSGTKTWNPRRLGTAVYSDGQITSFKKSEVIGRVYAVHPKQQECFFLRLLLHHKRGPCSFDDLLTIDARKCQTFREACNCMGLLEEDLHSAMAMQEAAMRAGASTLRALFAVILTTCDVADPLAIWSAYRNDMTDDILHQCRREARQPDMDYSDDMYNECLFRLQELVQQMSGQKLLQYLSI